Sequence from the Desulfuromonas acetoxidans DSM 684 genome:
TTCACCTGGGCTCCGCCGGCACTCGCCCTGGCTTTCACCATTAACCATGGTCTCAGCCCTGTCTCCATGATTGGTGGGGGCTTTATCCAAGATAAACTCGGCTCAAAAACAACCATCGTCATCGGTGGCCTCATGTTTAGTGCCGGACTTATTCTAACCGGCTTTCTCTCTGAAGGTTCGTCGATCGGCAAGCTCTACCTGACCTACAGTACCCTGGCGGGTATCGGCGGTGGCGTAGTTTATGCCGGTACTATGGCGAACACCGTTAAGTTCTTTCCCGACAAACGTGGACTCGCTGCCGGCATCTGTGCTGCGGGTTATGGCTGTGGCGCGATGCTCATGGCCCCTATTGCCAGCGTATTGATCATAAAATACGGCATCTTGGGCTGCTTTCAGATTCTCGGCTCAGTGTTCTTTGTTGTGATCGCGTTGGCTCTGACCGTAACCAAAAGGGCTCCGGCCAATTACATTCCCGATGGTTGGACGCCTCCGGTAGTAACAACGACGACACCCGCCGGCGCAAACTCCAAATGGACCCAAATGATCAGCGAAGGGATCTGGTGGGTAATCATGATCATGCTGTATTGCGGTGCCATGTCAGGACTGATGGTTGTTGCACATGCCTCCCCCATCGGCCAACTGATGTTTGATCTGCCGCCGATGAAAGCGGCATTCTTCGTCAGCGTAATCACCTTAGCAAATGCCTTTGGACGGATTGGATTCGGTGCTCTTTCCGATAAAATCGGCCGTTCCAATACCATCATGCTGATGTACATTGTATCAGCTCTGTCCATGCTCAACCTGACATTTACCACCTGTGTGGCTGGCTTTGTTGCCTCAGGTATTGGCGTCGGTGCCGTTTTTGGTGGCTTCCTGTGCCTGATCCCGCCCATTATCGGCGAGCGCTATGGCATGAAAAACTTTGGTGTCAACTACGGCGTCACCTTTATCGGCTTCAGTCTGGCCGCTTTAACTGGTCCGTTACTGGCAGCGAAAATTCGTGTCGCCAGTGGTGACTACAATCAGGCTTTCTGGATTGCCCTGGGCGTCAATGTGGTCGGTCTTGTTTTTGCATTCCTTTACAGAACAATGGACAACAAAACGCAGGACAAGGTTAGATAGGTAAGGATTTGACGGGATCTGCGCCCATCTCAGGTGAGGTCCCGTTCTGTTTTTTTTGCCGGTACCCACGATACCGATAGGGTACCGGCAGAAAGGCCTAGAACTTCATGCTGGAACGAATTCGTAATGAAACCTTATGCCTGTTGAACGAAAAGGGGATGAGCTTTACCGTCGCCGAGTTGGCAAAACGACTCGCGGTCAGCAAACGCTACATCTACGAGCAATTCAGTTCTAAAAACGAACTGGTCACATCAATTCTCAATGAAATACTGAACGACTTGCAGCGTCAGGTTCAAGAGATCGCCAATTCGCAGCAGCTGGGAACAATTGACAAACTAAACGCCCTGATGACGACAGCACCAAAAGCGCTTGGACCTCTGAGTTCACGCAGTATTGCTGACATCAAACGCCTACTTCCCGAGCAATGGGGCAATTTTGAACGTTTTTTCGATGACAGGTGGGAAGAAATAAAAAAACTGATTGAGTGCGGTGTCCAACAAAAACTTTTCCGACCAATCGACTTGAGTGTTCTGCAGCAGGTCTACCGGGGAACAATTAACGGACTCAATGAGTATCAATACCTAACCCGTAACAATCAAACCTTTCACAATGCGATTGTTACAATGACGGACATTTTGCTCTACGGTATCATTGCATCAGACAATCAATAGCCAGCTATGACGGCCGACTGGCTTAAAGCGAAGATCTTGATGCCTTGGTTCCACTGACTTACAACTTTGTACGCATCAAAATGGAGCTTCTTTCATGGAAAAAGTAATCAACGTCAATGAAGCATTTGATGATCTGCCCTTTTCTTTTTATCAGGTCTGGGTCTGCCTCCTATGCTTTTCGGTCGTCTTTTTTGACGGTTTCGACCTGACCGTCATCGGTGTCACAATCCCTAAAATCGCCGCCCACCTGGGTGCCAGTCCAGCAGAAATGGGCCTGGCCATCAGTGCAGGGCAACTGGGCCCTATGATCGGCGCAGTACTGATCGGCATGTTGGCTGACCGCTACGGCCGCAAAAAAACCATGTTCGTCTGTGCGCTGGTATTCGGCTTTTTCACCTTTATGATCTCCCACATCTCAAGTGTTGAAGAACTGGCACTCTATCGTTTTCTGGCCGGTCTGGGAATGGGGGGAGCCATCCCTAACGCTCTTGCTTTTGGCAGTGAGTTTGCCCCCTCCAGAGCACGTGCATCACTGTCTCTTTATATGTGGGCTGGCATGCCGACCGGTGCGATGATTGCGGCCTTCTCGGCGGCCTACCTGTTACCCCATTACGGTTGGCAGTCAGTTTATTACCTCGGCGGCCTCCTCCCTGTCTTCATTGCCTTTTTGGTGCTGCTGTTTGTGCCTGAATCGCTTCACCACCTGGTTCGCACCGGTTCCAAGAATGCCTTAAGTAAAGCCCACAGCATCTTAAGCCGCGTCGATAAAAATCTGCCGAGTATCGACAACGTAAAATTGACCGCCCCAACTGCATCAAAAAAACAAGGTGGCCCCATCAAAAGTCTATTTTCTGGCGACCTCAAGATTACCACTCTGCTGATATGGGCCCTGTTCTACCTGAGTTTTTATCTGCTTTGGATTTTGTTCTCCTGGGTTCCAACCCTGCTCAAACAGAGCGGTGCAACCGTTCAACAATACAGCTTAGGTTTTGCTTTTATTCATCTCGGCTCGGTCATCGCCTGCTTCTGTATCGGCCGCTGCATGAGCAAATTCAACAAACTCAATGTTGTTAAATATTTGTTTGTCGGTGCCTTTATCGCCATGCTTGCTTTTGGATATTTTTCGTCAAGCAGCTTCTATATCGTCATCGTCGTATCGATTTTTACCGGCATGCTGGTAAACGGTGGCAACTCGTCTCTGATGGGCTTGGCTTCTGCGGTCTATCCATCTGAAGTGCGCGCAACCGGAATCGGTTGGGCGTACGGAATCGGCAAAATCGGTTCCCTTATAGCTCCGGTCATCGGTGGGCTTTATCTGTCTCGGAACTGGAGTGTTTTCAAAATTTGTGCAATCAACGGCTCGAGCGCCCTGATCATTGCTATCATCGTTATTATTCTACAGCGACACATGCGAGCATCAGTAAGCGGCGAAGTCTAAATCCTAAATAGATCTTATTCTCAGATCTTTACCCTGCCCCATAAACCACTGCGGTTTATGGG
This genomic interval carries:
- a CDS encoding MFS transporter; translated protein: MEKVINVNEAFDDLPFSFYQVWVCLLCFSVVFFDGFDLTVIGVTIPKIAAHLGASPAEMGLAISAGQLGPMIGAVLIGMLADRYGRKKTMFVCALVFGFFTFMISHISSVEELALYRFLAGLGMGGAIPNALAFGSEFAPSRARASLSLYMWAGMPTGAMIAAFSAAYLLPHYGWQSVYYLGGLLPVFIAFLVLLFVPESLHHLVRTGSKNALSKAHSILSRVDKNLPSIDNVKLTAPTASKKQGGPIKSLFSGDLKITTLLIWALFYLSFYLLWILFSWVPTLLKQSGATVQQYSLGFAFIHLGSVIACFCIGRCMSKFNKLNVVKYLFVGAFIAMLAFGYFSSSSFYIVIVVSIFTGMLVNGGNSSLMGLASAVYPSEVRATGIGWAYGIGKIGSLIAPVIGGLYLSRNWSVFKICAINGSSALIIAIIVIILQRHMRASVSGEV
- a CDS encoding OFA family MFS transporter; amino-acid sequence: MSEQNYNRWLILAAAVIMNLCIGTLYAWSVFAKPLGALFTWAPPALALAFTINHGLSPVSMIGGGFIQDKLGSKTTIVIGGLMFSAGLILTGFLSEGSSIGKLYLTYSTLAGIGGGVVYAGTMANTVKFFPDKRGLAAGICAAGYGCGAMLMAPIASVLIIKYGILGCFQILGSVFFVVIALALTVTKRAPANYIPDGWTPPVVTTTTPAGANSKWTQMISEGIWWVIMIMLYCGAMSGLMVVAHASPIGQLMFDLPPMKAAFFVSVITLANAFGRIGFGALSDKIGRSNTIMLMYIVSALSMLNLTFTTCVAGFVASGIGVGAVFGGFLCLIPPIIGERYGMKNFGVNYGVTFIGFSLAALTGPLLAAKIRVASGDYNQAFWIALGVNVVGLVFAFLYRTMDNKTQDKVR
- a CDS encoding TetR/AcrR family transcriptional regulator, giving the protein MLERIRNETLCLLNEKGMSFTVAELAKRLAVSKRYIYEQFSSKNELVTSILNEILNDLQRQVQEIANSQQLGTIDKLNALMTTAPKALGPLSSRSIADIKRLLPEQWGNFERFFDDRWEEIKKLIECGVQQKLFRPIDLSVLQQVYRGTINGLNEYQYLTRNNQTFHNAIVTMTDILLYGIIASDNQ